A section of the Candidatus Binatia bacterium genome encodes:
- a CDS encoding hypothetical protein (possible pseudo, frameshifted), which produces MTFLGFGVGLRPKHYPEILGLWPQVDWFEAITENFLVRGGRPRRVLAEVRAHYPLVLHGVSLSIGSVDPLDYDYLGQVRALVRATRPGLGIGSPVLDESGWHSAP; this is translated from the coding sequence GTGACATTCCTCGGTTTTGGTGTCGGCTTGCGACCAAAGCATTACCCGGAGATTCTGGGTCTTTGGCCGCAGGTGGACTGGTTCGAAGCGATCACGGAAAACTTTCTGGTTCGCGGCGGCCGGCCCCGTCGGGTCCTTGCCGAAGTTCGGGCGCACTACCCGCTCGTCCTGCACGGTGTGTCTTTGTCCATTGGTTCGGTGGATCCTTTGGATTACGACTACCTGGGACAGGTGCGCGCGCTGGTGCGAGCAACTCGACCCGGCTTGGGTATCGGATCACCTGTGCTGGACGAGAGTGGATGGCATTCAGCTCCATGA
- a CDS encoding amino acid permease: protein MPTTVDDRHPRDRLHRQLGLLDTTMLCVSSIIGAGIFLTPGHVAALLPSPSLFLAAWLVGGLLSLAGALANAELGAMFPRAGGDYVYLREAYHPLAGFAVGWLSFFVIYAGTVATLAVGFAEGLSRFLWLDQRAVLASACGTIVALSAVNYAGVRRGASFNNATALLKLGAIVALSAVALLSDKGHWEHFAAAPPGVAAAHWANFGLALSPVLFSYLGWNAPVYVASEIQTPGRTIPRALFLGLGLCIVAYVLLNVVYLYALPLPELGQQSNVGEAAARVLFGNAGAPVIALLVLASVLGCLNATILVGPRIAYAMALDGYFFPGVERVHDHYRTPHGAIVAQAVTAIGLVLLLQGFPRILDYTTFAIVLATMADTAALYTLRWRAPQRPRPYRAWGYPWLPALYLVANAGIAAAMLLGRPFECLAALAIAATGIPFYALFAQRNSAPH from the coding sequence GTGCCGACCACAGTAGACGACCGCCATCCGCGGGACCGCCTCCACCGCCAGCTCGGTTTACTGGACACCACCATGCTGTGCGTCTCGTCCATCATTGGCGCCGGCATCTTCCTGACCCCGGGGCACGTAGCTGCGTTGCTCCCTAGCCCGAGCCTCTTCCTCGCCGCTTGGCTTGTTGGCGGCTTGCTTTCTCTAGCTGGCGCGCTGGCCAATGCCGAACTTGGCGCGATGTTCCCCCGCGCCGGTGGCGATTACGTGTATCTGCGCGAAGCTTATCACCCGTTAGCGGGCTTCGCTGTCGGATGGTTGTCTTTCTTCGTGATCTACGCTGGGACCGTGGCCACACTTGCCGTCGGTTTTGCGGAAGGCTTGAGTCGTTTCCTCTGGCTCGACCAGCGCGCGGTGCTGGCAAGCGCTTGCGGTACCATCGTGGCGCTATCGGCCGTGAACTACGCGGGAGTCCGGCGGGGTGCGAGTTTCAACAATGCCACGGCACTGTTGAAACTTGGCGCAATTGTCGCGTTGAGTGCCGTAGCGCTTCTCAGCGACAAGGGGCACTGGGAGCATTTTGCCGCAGCGCCGCCTGGCGTGGCGGCTGCTCACTGGGCCAACTTTGGCCTGGCCTTGTCGCCCGTGCTGTTCAGTTACCTGGGATGGAACGCCCCTGTGTACGTGGCAAGCGAAATTCAGACGCCGGGCCGAACCATTCCGCGCGCGCTTTTTCTGGGCCTTGGCCTGTGCATCGTTGCCTACGTCTTGCTCAACGTGGTTTACCTCTACGCGCTGCCTCTCCCCGAACTTGGCCAACAATCCAATGTCGGCGAGGCTGCCGCACGCGTGCTTTTCGGGAATGCCGGCGCCCCGGTCATCGCGCTTTTAGTGCTGGCCTCGGTTCTCGGCTGCCTCAACGCAACCATCCTGGTCGGTCCTCGCATCGCGTACGCGATGGCTCTCGATGGCTACTTCTTCCCCGGCGTCGAACGCGTGCATGATCACTACCGCACACCGCACGGTGCAATCGTCGCCCAGGCAGTGACTGCGATTGGATTGGTCCTGCTGCTGCAAGGCTTCCCGCGTATTCTCGACTACACGACGTTTGCCATCGTGCTCGCCACCATGGCGGACACTGCAGCGCTCTACACCTTGCGGTGGCGGGCACCCCAGAGGCCACGGCCCTACCGCGCTTGGGGGTATCCTTGGCTTCCCGCGCTTTACTTGGTCGCAAATGCTGGGATCGCAGCGGCCATGCTTTTGGGAAGACCCTTCGAGTGCCTGGCAGCACTTGCAATTGCGGCCACAGGCATTCCGTTCTACGCCTTGTTCGCGCAGCGCAACTCGGCGCCGCATTAG
- a CDS encoding transcriptional regulator, with product MTEQASDVQAERAQRPIVPFLRLGKGGEKPYLVARKCKHCGALYWGNRVACARCRQSVGFEEVRVSDRGTLWTYSIVHQSMPGIPVPYVAAIVDLPEGISVRCTLVDVEPDPAKLEFGMPVEMVTRKVREDKDGNDVIAFFFRPLAGR from the coding sequence ATGACCGAACAGGCAAGTGATGTGCAAGCAGAGCGGGCCCAACGTCCGATCGTTCCGTTCCTGCGGTTGGGTAAAGGCGGCGAAAAGCCGTATCTTGTCGCGCGCAAATGCAAGCACTGCGGCGCGCTGTATTGGGGAAATCGCGTGGCCTGTGCGCGCTGCCGGCAGAGCGTCGGTTTCGAGGAAGTCCGTGTCAGCGATCGGGGAACGTTGTGGACGTATTCCATTGTCCATCAATCGATGCCCGGAATTCCGGTGCCGTACGTGGCCGCCATTGTGGATTTGCCGGAGGGGATTTCCGTGCGCTGCACGCTGGTGGATGTCGAACCCGATCCGGCCAAGTTGGAGTTTGGCATGCCAGTGGAAATGGTGACGCGGAAGGTACGAGAGGACAAGGACGGGAACGACGTCATTGCTTTTTTCTTTCGCCCGTTGGCTGGTCGTTGA
- a CDS encoding hypothetical protein (possible pseudo, frameshifted), whose protein sequence is MDGIQLHDLLPLPFTEESLRHVVERVERVQDFLGRQILLENVSSYLEFGHSTIPEGEFLAAVAAEADCGILLDVNNLYVNAQNHGFDPLRYLDVLPRHRIGQIHLAGYADRGTFLHDTHDHPVWPPVWELYREAIRRFGLVSTLIEWDASLPPLARVLEEAEKARAVAAEVLHGTSAFARSATLVQQADPGS, encoded by the coding sequence GTGGATGGCATTCAGCTCCATGATTTGCTGCCGCTTCCGTTTACGGAGGAGAGTCTCCGCCACGTGGTCGAGCGAGTCGAGCGCGTGCAAGACTTTCTCGGCAGGCAGATTTTGCTCGAAAACGTTTCTTCCTACTTGGAGTTCGGCCATTCCACGATTCCCGAGGGCGAATTCCTGGCGGCAGTAGCGGCGGAAGCGGATTGCGGCATCTTGCTGGACGTGAACAACCTCTACGTGAACGCCCAAAATCACGGCTTCGATCCGCTGCGGTACTTGGATGTACTGCCCCGGCACCGGATTGGCCAAATACACTTGGCGGGTTACGCCGACCGGGGCACGTTCCTCCATGATACCCATGACCACCCGGTGTGGCCGCCGGTGTGGGAGCTGTATCGTGAGGCGATCCGGCGGTTCGGCCTCGTCTCGACGCTCATCGAGTGGGATGCCTCGCTGCCACCGCTGGCGAGAGTCCTGGAAGAGGCAGAGAAAGCCCGTGCCGTTGCAGCCGAGGTTCTTCATGGCACGAGTGCCTTTGCGCGAAGTGCAACGCTTGTTCAGCAAGCTGATCCGGGCTCCTGA
- a CDS encoding hypothetical protein (possible pseudo, frameshifted), whose amino-acid sequence MVRHAIQVSLQKVRLEQRGEPVPPDLQEQAQNAAFITAMIRERVGLDAIKIASSGAAPIAPELIEWFYAIGVPIAEVYGQSEDTGPTSWNRPGEIKIGTVGRPIPGVEVKLADDGELLVRGGNVTAGYYKEPQLTRETFDEDGWLHSGDIATIDADGYIRIVDRKKEIIITAGGKNIAPSNIENMLKQKPLVGQACVIGDRRPFVSALIVLDPETTLAWAQQHDLPADLSVLAQHPKVQSVVQGYIDEVNQQLSQVERIKKFVIVPREWTIDSGELTPTMKMKRRVVHEKYADLIEQMYRA is encoded by the coding sequence ATGGTCCGGCACGCCATCCAAGTGAGCCTGCAAAAGGTGCGACTCGAACAGCGCGGCGAGCCTGTCCCTCCCGATCTGCAAGAGCAGGCGCAGAATGCCGCGTTCATTACCGCGATGATTCGCGAGCGCGTCGGGCTCGACGCGATTAAAATCGCTTCCAGTGGCGCGGCACCCATCGCACCGGAACTGATCGAGTGGTTTTACGCGATTGGAGTGCCGATCGCCGAGGTCTACGGGCAGTCGGAGGATACCGGTCCGACTTCCTGGAACCGACCGGGCGAAATCAAAATCGGCACGGTCGGGCGGCCCATCCCTGGCGTCGAAGTCAAGCTTGCCGACGATGGCGAATTGCTGGTGCGCGGCGGCAACGTGACTGCCGGCTACTACAAGGAGCCACAACTCACGCGCGAGACCTTCGACGAAGACGGATGGCTCCATTCCGGAGACATCGCGACCATCGATGCGGACGGGTACATTCGCATCGTTGATCGGAAAAAGGAAATCATCATTACGGCGGGCGGCAAAAACATCGCTCCATCGAATATCGAGAACATGCTGAAGCAAAAACCGCTTGTCGGACAAGCGTGCGTTATTGGCGACCGCCGGCCCTTCGTCTCCGCACTGATCGTGCTCGACCCCGAAACGACACTCGCATGGGCGCAACAGCACGACCTACCCGCGGACTTGAGCGTGCTCGCACAACACCCCAAGGTGCAAAGCGTCGTGCAGGGTTACATCGACGAGGTGAACCAGCAACTCAGCCAAGTGGAGCGGATCAAGAAGTTCGTGATCGTTCCGCGGGAATGGACTATAGACTCCGGAGAGCTCACTCCCACGATGAAGATGAAGCGCCGCGTGGTCCACGAAAAATATGCCGACCTTATCGAACAAATGTACCGTGCTTGA
- a CDS encoding membrane protein, protein MVRRFVHGKLGLVKQRMAVQVVVSLAVGGVFLLLAFWNVSLSRLAEVLGNFHWPWLLAAVGVSVVLMLLRAWRWQLELEPLEHVPFGRLWSVTAVAYSAINLIPARLGEVVRPWLVAQFSSVRMSQAIGSVVVEKLMDSFCIVTYILAALLYTPELPTWARNGAVFPAVFTAFFALVVVLAYNRGEHWVQRYFSGWLPERAGQAVARALRAVLQGMQVLPNGALLGRVFVVSLVLWFLPIVSSWIVMKGFGFPVPFSAALVVFLFIGMATALPNPPAMVGPFQYACILALGIYGVGREEALAFGLLLNALQVLTIVGQGVVGAVFLGLSWSDVRAAGEVVRAGEASTGTVGETQAGATANPGNAKGRNGVQRNR, encoded by the coding sequence ATGGTGAGGCGATTCGTTCATGGTAAGCTCGGGCTCGTGAAGCAACGTATGGCAGTGCAAGTGGTCGTGAGTTTGGCTGTGGGAGGGGTGTTCCTACTGCTGGCTTTTTGGAACGTTTCGCTCTCTCGGCTGGCAGAGGTTCTGGGGAATTTTCACTGGCCGTGGCTGTTAGCGGCAGTGGGGGTGAGTGTTGTACTCATGCTCTTGCGCGCATGGCGATGGCAGCTCGAGCTCGAGCCGTTGGAACATGTGCCGTTTGGCCGGCTATGGTCGGTGACCGCTGTTGCCTACAGCGCCATCAATTTGATTCCAGCGCGGCTCGGTGAGGTCGTGCGGCCGTGGTTGGTGGCGCAGTTTTCCTCAGTGCGCATGTCGCAGGCCATTGGCAGCGTGGTCGTGGAAAAGCTCATGGACTCTTTTTGTATCGTGACCTACATTTTGGCCGCGTTGCTCTACACGCCGGAACTCCCGACTTGGGCGCGTAACGGCGCGGTGTTTCCGGCTGTCTTTACCGCGTTCTTCGCGCTGGTGGTTGTGCTCGCATACAACCGCGGAGAGCACTGGGTGCAACGTTACTTTTCCGGTTGGCTCCCCGAGCGTGCCGGCCAAGCGGTGGCGCGCGCGCTGCGCGCGGTGCTGCAAGGCATGCAGGTGCTGCCGAACGGGGCGCTTCTGGGGCGAGTGTTTGTCGTGTCCCTGGTGCTGTGGTTTTTGCCCATCGTGTCGAGTTGGATCGTCATGAAGGGTTTCGGGTTCCCAGTGCCATTCTCTGCGGCGCTGGTGGTGTTTCTGTTCATCGGTATGGCGACGGCGCTGCCCAATCCGCCGGCGATGGTCGGCCCGTTCCAGTACGCCTGCATCTTGGCATTGGGTATTTACGGGGTGGGGCGAGAAGAGGCGTTGGCTTTCGGGCTTTTACTGAATGCGTTACAGGTGCTGACCATCGTGGGTCAGGGCGTTGTGGGTGCGGTGTTTCTCGGTCTGAGCTGGTCCGACGTCCGGGCTGCCGGCGAGGTGGTGCGCGCTGGCGAGGCGTCCACGGGGACCGTCGGGGAGACGCAAGCCGGCGCGACGGCTAATCCAGGCAATGCAAAGGGGCGCAATGGAGTACAACGGAACCGCTAG
- a CDS encoding hypothetical protein (possible pseudo, frameshifted) has protein sequence MSHREREDIDRTVAGQTVCTLFADAVAKYPDLDALKWKSGDAWQSLTWQQYGERVRKLAAGLVRLGVEPGKFVAILASNRPEHYLVDLAALHAGAIPVTIYSTLAPPQIEYIMNHCEAVAFVAENPDVYAKVAAIRANLPKLRHVVVIDQAEQLRGEPGVLPLASLESAAAEASIFEEVEKTLESRSAAGPGHPHLHVGHNWTTERGHGHSLQRVLDGGVFGPIVPPHPRHAPHFVPASGPYRRAHGGLLPAPQERVHLLLLPEPPTNRANTCAKCAPNSFSQCRESGKSSMLVWWPRSRSSTSRSVPWSGTPSK, from the coding sequence ATGAGTCACCGCGAACGAGAGGACATCGATCGCACCGTTGCTGGCCAAACGGTATGCACACTGTTTGCCGACGCGGTGGCCAAGTATCCCGATTTGGACGCACTGAAATGGAAATCGGGCGACGCATGGCAGTCGCTCACCTGGCAGCAATACGGGGAGCGAGTGCGCAAGCTCGCGGCTGGGCTCGTACGACTTGGTGTCGAGCCGGGTAAGTTCGTGGCCATTCTCGCCTCGAATCGGCCGGAACATTACCTCGTCGACCTGGCTGCGCTGCACGCCGGAGCCATTCCGGTGACGATCTACAGTACCCTGGCGCCGCCGCAGATCGAGTACATCATGAACCACTGTGAGGCGGTGGCGTTCGTGGCGGAGAATCCCGACGTGTATGCGAAAGTTGCGGCGATTCGGGCGAACCTTCCGAAGCTGCGGCACGTCGTCGTGATCGACCAGGCGGAGCAGCTCCGGGGAGAACCTGGCGTGTTGCCTTTGGCGAGTTTGGAGTCCGCTGCCGCTGAGGCAAGCATTTTCGAAGAAGTGGAGAAGACGCTGGAAAGCCGTTCAGCCGCAGGACCTGGCCACCCTCATCTACACGTCGGGCACAACTGGACCACCGAAAGGGGTCATGGTCACTCATTACAACGTGTGTTGGACGGCGGAGTCTTTGGACCGATTGTTCCCCCGCACCCCAGGCATGCGCCACATTTCGTACCTGCCTCTGGCCCATATCGCCGAGCGCATGGCGGGCTACTACCTGCACCTCAAGAGCGCGTCCACCTGTTACTTCTGCCCGAGCCCCCAACAAATCGCGCGAATACTTGCGCGAAGTGCGCCCCGAATTCTTTTTCGCAGTGCCGAGAATCTGGGAAAAGCTCCATGCTGGTTTGGTGGCCGCGATCGAGAAGCTCGACGAGCCGCAGCGTTCCATGGTCCGGCACGCCATCCAAGTGA
- the ltp1 gene encoding lipid-transfer protein yields the protein MRDVYVLGVGMIKFGRYPERDVAELAAEAALLALRDADMTIDDVQLLASGNLFQAHAMVGQRILQQIGQTGIPVVNVANACATGSTAFRQAYLSVASGECDVALAVGSEQMGKAGLLGAGERRESVEGILGSGLMPAVFGQAGVEHMRKYGTKIEHFAKISVKNHKHSAKNPLSQYQVEVSLEDVLNARMVAYPNTLYMCCPTGDGAAAAVLVSEDVKKRSSRKAVKVACSVLTSDPWTERDLTLPDVNTLTRNAAQKAYEQAGIGPNDLDLVELHDCFATAELLHYENLGLCAEGEAARAVDEGWFEWGGRLPVNVSGGLLSKGHPLGATGVANIYEIVTHLRGEAGDRQVAGAKAGLAHVIGLGSACTIHIFTV from the coding sequence ATGCGAGATGTGTACGTATTGGGTGTGGGCATGATCAAATTTGGCCGCTATCCGGAGCGGGACGTTGCCGAGCTGGCGGCCGAGGCAGCCTTGTTGGCGCTGCGGGACGCCGACATGACCATTGACGATGTGCAGCTTTTGGCGTCGGGAAATTTGTTCCAAGCGCACGCAATGGTCGGGCAACGGATTTTGCAACAGATCGGGCAAACCGGAATCCCCGTAGTCAACGTCGCCAACGCTTGCGCGACGGGTTCCACGGCTTTTCGCCAGGCGTATTTGTCAGTGGCCAGCGGCGAGTGCGATGTCGCGTTGGCTGTGGGTTCGGAACAAATGGGCAAGGCGGGGCTTTTGGGTGCCGGGGAGCGCCGCGAGAGTGTCGAGGGCATTCTTGGCAGCGGCTTGATGCCCGCGGTGTTCGGGCAAGCGGGTGTGGAGCACATGCGAAAGTATGGAACGAAGATCGAGCACTTCGCGAAGATTTCGGTGAAGAATCACAAACACTCGGCGAAAAATCCTCTGTCCCAGTACCAAGTCGAAGTGAGTCTGGAAGACGTGCTCAACGCTCGTATGGTTGCCTATCCGAATACACTGTACATGTGTTGTCCTACCGGAGATGGCGCCGCTGCGGCAGTGCTGGTGTCCGAGGACGTGAAAAAACGTTCTTCGCGCAAGGCCGTGAAGGTTGCTTGTTCTGTGCTCACTTCCGACCCGTGGACCGAGCGGGATCTCACCCTCCCGGATGTGAACACATTGACGCGCAACGCCGCGCAAAAAGCTTACGAACAAGCGGGGATCGGACCGAACGATCTGGATCTCGTCGAGCTGCACGATTGCTTTGCCACGGCCGAACTCCTGCATTACGAAAACTTGGGCTTGTGCGCGGAAGGAGAAGCGGCGCGTGCCGTGGATGAAGGGTGGTTCGAGTGGGGTGGCCGCTTGCCGGTGAACGTCAGCGGGGGACTTCTGTCCAAGGGACATCCGTTGGGCGCTACGGGCGTGGCCAACATATACGAGATTGTCACCCACCTGCGGGGCGAGGCTGGGGACCGTCAGGTGGCAGGCGCGAAAGCTGGCCTCGCTCACGTGATTGGGTTGGGTTCGGCGTGTACGATTCACATTTTTACTGTGTAG